The nucleotide sequence agggagtgcttgagtagaggcccaaggtccttctgccaccttaatactgaacttataaatatagacacatagatctttttccccatccatatatatatatatatatatatatatatatatatatatatttgcatgtacatgtctttgtctagtcctccataaatgccccctgACTCCcaactccttcctccatctcccttgactttcctcctgccctactaccatgctccgtccccacctgggctacagctatacctcttctctacgcaaccttacccttgatcattccccaccaggcctgccactcccccctctaccattttgggtcccatgttgttcccttgtccctgtgtttgttgacaccacttccttacccccctaacccccccaccccaaatccccccagaactgtctgtcccattgtttttcctccagatagttcatccagcctgtcctattcagacagacctgtggagacactaacatgcacgaaaacaagacagaggaaaacaaagcaacagtatacaaccagacaacaaaacaacaaaaacaaaccactgaaagaacaaaacaaaacagttcacaagagaaaagcttgtagttagttcagggatcgtttgctggcccttaggagcgttttccagtccagtctgttggggcaccacgccctggccccaaagtccactttcagcattccctggggaccttgccactccattcccttgctgttctgctgcactcccccagtgctttgcctcggtgtggtgggatcaggtcaggtgcaattcccacactgtgtctccggtgctgtcccctgtatcacccttagtcactgaggggcaacataaaattattttttaaagatgaacAGTCTTCAATATGCAAAGAACAGAACCTTACTTGCTTAAAGCATAGTAGATTTAAAGCATCTACTAATGAAAATAGAAAAGTACAACCTTCAGAATAGATTACACTtcattgtaaaaaaaacaaaaattattacacctggaccaataaaaatattatgataaatggagaaaagttttaaattgccacaatttcattttacttagatacacaatcaacacccagggAAATAGCAGTTAAGAATCTGGTTAAGAATCATTCCACATTCCACATATTTACTGCAAAagcatctttaaagtgttaaaaagcaaagatgtcactttgaggactaagatgcacctgacccattttcagtcacctcataatcatgtgaaagctggacaatagaTAGGAAAGAactgagaagaatcgatgcatttaaacTCTGGTATTGGTAAGGATATTGATATTTCCATAGAGtgccagaagagcaaataaatcagtcttggaagaagtatagctagaatattccttagagaTGAGGGTGGCGAGACGTTGAAAATGCTTTCAGGAAGTGCCATCTACCGAAGGATGGCATCATACTTAGTAGCGTgtcatccccaaagagaaggctcCTCAatcagatggactgacagagcGGTTGCAACAACGGGCTGCACACAATACAGTTTGGGAAGGGGGGCGGGGCAGACAGAACTTCTGTTGTACcagggctcactgtgagttggaactgactcagagacacctaacagcaacagcaatggTTTGAACATCTCGATTTTCAGTGCTGTTTTACTGTGTGACAGTTGCGGGACCTGTTCATGCTTTAATTTTTGACTGACTCCATTCTGtgaaaaaatatttcattctCAATTTCCATCATAAACCTCATCAACAGATTATCTAACACCAACTTTCATTATTATGCTAAGTCTGTTGCATTAATTTAAGTATTCAGAAAGAGAAATCCATGGCTAGGATGGTGGGGTAATCAGAGAGAACTTAACTCTGCTGGCATCTTGCACTTGTGACCATGTGATGGGTCAGTAGTCTGTAGGCGGTTCAAACACTTCGTGTGCTCAACTGGCAACCAGAAGctggaagttcaagttcaccTAGAGACTTCTCAAAAGAAAGTCCTGGAAATCGACTTCCAAAGATCAGTCACTAACCCTAACATAGCAAATTTGAGGTTAACTAGAATTGACTCAAGAACTTGTGTGATACACATTATACTGTCATTGTAATATGTAAGGATAAGTAGGCATATGGGAAAACACAAGAATGGATTCAGAACAACAGAATGAGTGGGTGAGTCTAGTGAATGTTATTCTTATCTTGCTCAGACATTTTATATTCTCCCACATTTTAGGAAAAAAACTTATGTAAGAGTGGTATATATCAAAAATTGAATTGTGTCATCTAAAATGCTAAGTGTATACCTTAATTTCTCATACCTGTGAACATGGCCCCATGTGGATATGGGATATTTTAAGATGCTATCAGTTAAGTTAGCATACTGTGTAATAGGTCTTAATCCAACCTGAATGTTACCTTTATAAAGGAAGAGAAGAGGCACAGAAAGATTGACAAAGTGAGagtggccatgtgaagatgcatctataagccaatgaATGTCTGGTGCTATCAAATGGCAACTGTGGTGTTGTAGGAGACGATCTTCTAGAGTCTTCAGATAAAACAGCTTTGCTGACACCCTGAATTCCAGCTAGCATCCCAAATTGTGACAGTAAATTTCCATTCTTATAGACCATTCCCTCTGTGGTGTGTTTTGTTGTTCTGGTGGTAGTTGGTTTGCATTTTATCTGTATTTATTCATATAATACTAAATTctcttatatatacatattatataattaGAATTTCTGTAATTAAATTTTTGAAATTGTATCATATTcccttaatgaaatgaatatacagAAGTTCCTATCAATACTTTCCTGGTGTTAGATGCTTAGGTCATTTTGTAAATagctttattgacatgtaattcacatataatatgattcaatagttcaattgtattaaaaagaattgtataatcatcaaTAAGCTTTAGAAAGTTTTCTTAATGttcgtactcattgttattagattCCCATAtctctccaacctcccctgccatacactaaggaactattaatctggTTACTCTCTCCAGAGATttttctatcctggattttataaagagaaaaaaacacacacacacacaccaaaaaaaagcaacaaaataaaacagataaaaattgaAAAGAATTATCGTAGCCCtaagaaacaaatacatagagGTAAACTGTTACATGGCCTAGGAATTTAGATTTGCTAAAGGATTCTATGTAACAGTAGACAACTACTATAATAATTCAAGAAATTCGGTTTAACAAATCATTTATTTGCCATCTGCAAATACAAAAATCAGTGGGGGACCTCGGGATCATGCAGACTCTGTTGTCAGGAAAAGGCCTAGTGGAGACAGATGGGCATGTGGAAACATAGTTAGGGGCTGGCTATGCAGGAGACACAGATGAGGTCTGTGCACACAGAGAAGAGCTGAGCGATCTAGCAACGGCCTGGGGAAGCAACAGCATCTAGGTGGATGGCCAATGTATTCAAAGGTCATTACAGcctgaaagaaaacaagaaagagtaCATGGGATACCTCTTGATAGGGTTTGAATATTCCAGTCAGACTGCATTGCAGAATacagagaggaagacagaatcAAAAATGCTGGAAGAGTGGATTAAACCATATCacacaccagggctccacagcaATGCATGATCATAAAATTGTCCACGTTGgtcttgttaggtgtcatcgagtctgtTCCAGACTATAGCAAccttatgcccaacagaacaaaaccctgcctggtcctgcaccatcctcacagtggtgctGTGTCCGTTGGTGCAGCCACAGTGTCGAGGCATCTCCTCgatggccttcctctccttcactgccgcTCTGTCAAACACTTGGGAGTTTTCccacattgttgttttttttttaagactaaaTTTTTCTCTAGAGGTTCTGATTCAGTGTGGAGACAATTACAACAGGTTTTTAACAGAATTCCCAAGTGAGTATATTGATAAGGCTCAATATTAAACGGTTCACAAAGAACTTCTTCCTGGGCAACTAGCAAACCATGTATAGAGATGGAAACATTTGAGTTTAATCGCCTCCTGATGGTGGCTGGTAAAATATAAAAGAGAAAGGCAAAAGTTCCCCACTTGTCCTGTGCATGCTTTGAAGAAGCAGTAAATGGGAAAGCCGACAGTATGTCTCCTAACCTAGATCATCTGCTTGCTCTCTGTGCAACTGTGGGCAAATCACTAATATCCTGTTCTCTCCGTTTCTAACTCTGTAACATGGAAATAATAATGGGACCTACCACAATGGACCATGCCTGGTAAAGTCGAAGGGAAGTCAAAAAGAGGACGATCTTTGATGTGGTagtttgacaccgtggctgccacaatcATGAGGCTGGCACTGGACCATGCGGCACTTACGTCCTTCTGTTGTTCACGGAGCCACTATGGggtgaaactgacttgatggcacctaacaacaacaacgacgacGACATTGGTCATTGCGATGATAAAATGAGTCCATCTTCAGATGGGTGTCCAGTCAGTAGTGAATTACATTTAAACAAGATTGGGTtttaaataaggagccctggtggcccagtggattacatgttggcttggtaacctcaaggttagtgatttgaaactaccaactgctcctggagagaaagatgaagctctcaactccaataaagagtcacggtctcagaaactatAGTGGCAGTGTTATACTGccccccagggtcactgtgagttggaaacttGAAGACAGTGAATATTGTTTGGTATTTTGAAATGTAAAACAATCATCTCCTGTTCTGTCTAACAATCACCTTTCTCCCCAGTGCCTTCCTCAGGGCCCCCGCTACCTCCTTGTTCCGCAGGCTGTAGATTAGGGGGTTCAGCATGGGAGTGATGATGGAATCAAACACAAAGAGACGCTGGTCTACCTctggaggaagagaggagcctgGGGTCATGTAGATAATCATGGCtggaccaaagtagaggcttACCACACCGAGGTGAGAGGAGCAGGTGGCCAGGGCCTTTTTCTTGCCCTCAGGGGAGTTCATGTGGAGaacagtgagaaagatgaggatgtagGAAGTCAGGATGATTCCAAAAGGAATCAGAAGGAAAACTATGCCAGACACCAATATTACTTTCTCATACGTGGAAGTGTCCTCACAAGACAGCTTCAGAAGGGCCATGACTTCACAATAGAAATGGTGAATCTTCCTGGAGCCACAGGTAGAAAAGTGCATGGCATACATGGTGTGCATCAGAGAGACAAGAACCCCTGCAGCCCAGGAGCTGGCAGCCATTTGCAGACAGACCCTGGGGGTCATGAAAACTGGGTATCTCAGGGGGCTACAGATGGCCAAGTATCGGTCGAAGGCCATGAGGGTCAGGAGAACACACTCGGCAACTCCCAGCATCAAGTAAAGGAAGATCTGGACTCCACAGCCAACGCGAGAGATGCTTCTGTGTCCTGAGAAGAAGTCAGC is from Tenrec ecaudatus isolate mTenEca1 chromosome 2, mTenEca1.hap1, whole genome shotgun sequence and encodes:
- the LOC142440326 gene encoding olfactory receptor 2V2-like; amino-acid sequence: MLRHGQGNKSTSTNFILLGLFADSQHPEIFVAIVLLILVVAFTGNSILALLICGDAHLHTPMYFLLSQLSLMDLTLISTTVPKVAADFFSGHRSISRVGCGVQIFLYLMLGVAECVLLTLMAFDRYLAICSPLRYPVFMTPRVCLQMAASSWAAGVLVSLMHTMYAMHFSTCGSRKIHHFYCEVMALLKLSCEDTSTYEKVILVSGIVFLLIPFGIILTSYILIFLTVLHMNSPEGKKKALATCSSHLGVVSLYFGPAMIIYMTPGSSLPPEVDQRLFVFDSIITPMLNPLIYSLRNKEVAGALRKALGRKVIVRQNRR